In a genomic window of Phalacrocorax aristotelis chromosome 8, bGulAri2.1, whole genome shotgun sequence:
- the LOC142061362 gene encoding protocadherin gamma-B5-like: MAGRQRQSRRRAAGRVLLPALLLCLWCRAAAERIRYAIPEELGRGSLVGPLARDLGLSPADLPARKLRLGAEKQYFSVSGESGNLYVSERLDREEMCGESASCSVSFEALVQNPLNVFHVEVAIQDVNDNSPAFSKAALDLEITEWTLPGARFPLEMARDADVGSNSLLTYQLTSNPSFALAVRESPDGSKQPELVLERALDREKQSSFVLVLTAVDGGDPVRSGTVQVRVNVTDANDNAPVFGKSVYEARVRENLPAGSLVLRVRATDADAGSNGRVSYSFGNVADGVRALFAVDSNSGEVRTAGPLDFEEKSKYSFSLEARDGGGLTGHCKVQIDLLDENDNAPEITVLSVSSPVPEDAPTGTVVALVKVRDPDSGENGQVSCELSGEAPLSIVASSGGSYKVVTASALDRELAAEHRVTVVARDRGSPALSSRAALVLEVSDVNDNAPVFEEAAYSAYVAENNAAGAPVVRVRARDADAGANGRVSYWLAGGSAGASPYVSVEAETGALFAQRSFDYEQCREFAVAVRAQDGGSPARSSTATVRVFVLDRNDNAPRVLWPAAGAGAGAGAGAGAAPFEVVPRSAEAGYLVAKVVAVDADAGRNAWLSYELVQAPEPALFRVGLHSGEVRTARAVSERDAAKQRLVAVVKDHGQPALSATATLHVVLAESLQEALPELSERAAGADSPAELQFYLVLALALLSALFLLSVALAAVARVRRAGPPAVLRCLGAQRFSVAGAAAFPADFCEGTLPYSYNLCVAPGRAAAEGPWLPPPPPPPPPLPSLPAEELLGGEPCGKRSPSSSAGAGEPPADPGATQVCKPALSRCSPRAPLNRRPFPPVFPRVA, encoded by the coding sequence ATGGcgggcaggcagaggcagagccgGCGGCGAGCGGCCGGGCGAGTGCTGCTGCCCgctttgctgctgtgcttgtggtgccgggcggcggcggagcggatCCGCTACGCCATCCCCgaggagctgggcagaggcTCGCTGGTGGGGCCGCTGGCGCGGGACCTGGGGCTGAGCCCGGCGGACCTGCCCGCACGCAAGCTGCGGCTCGGCGCCGAGAAGCAATACTTCTCGGTGAGCGGGGAGTCCGGGAACCTCTACGTGAGCGAGAGGCTGGACCGGGAGGAGATGTGCGGCGAGTCGGCGTCCTGCTCCGTCAGCTTCGAGGCGCTCGTGCAGAACCCGCTCAACGTTTTCCACGTCGAGGTGGCCATCCAGGACGTCAACGACAATTCCCCGGCCTTCAGCAAGGCTGCGCTGGACCTCGAGATCACTGAATGGACGCTTCCCGGGGCTCGTTTTCCGCTGGAGATGGCCCGAGACGCGGACGTGGGCAGCAACTCGCTGCTGACTTACCAGCTCACCAGCAACCCGTCCTTCGCTCTGGCCGTGAGGGAGAGCCCGGATGGAAGCAAGCAGCCGGAATTAGTGCTGGAGAGAGCACTGGACCGTGAGAAGCAGAGCTCCTTTGTGCTGGTGCTGACGGCGGTGGATGGGGGGGACCCCGTGAGGTCCGGGACCGTCCAGGTTCGCGTCAACGTGACGGACGCCAACGACAACGCGCCCGTGTTCGGTAAAAGCGTCTACGAGGCGCGAGTGCGGGAGAATCTGCCGGCGGGGTCGCTGGTGCTGCGGGTGCGAGCCACGGACGCGGACGCGGGCTCCAACGGGCGGGTCTCCTACTCCTTCGGCAACGTCGCGGACGGTGTCCGCGCGTTGTTCGCTGTCGACAGCAACAGCGGCGAGGTCAGGACGGCGGGGCCCCTCGATTTCGAGGAGAAGAGCAAATACAGCTTCAGCCTGGAGGCGAGGGACGGCGGCGGACTCACGGGTCACTGCAAGGTGCAGATCGATCTGTTGGACGAGAACGACAACGCACCCGAAATCACGGTGTTGTCGGTGTCGAGCCCGGTGCCCGAGGACGCGCCAACCGGCACGGTGGTGGCCCTGGTGAAAGTGCGCGACCCGGACTCCGGCGAGAACGGTCAGGTGTCGTGCGAGCTGTCGGGCGAGGCGCCCCTGTCGATCGTGGCATCGTCGGGAGGCTCGTATAAGGTGGTGACGGCGAGCGCGCTGGACCGGGAGCTGGCGGCCGAGCACCGCGTGACGGTGGTGGCCAGGGACCGGGGCAGCCCGGCGCTCTCCAGCCGCGCGGCGCTGGTGCTGGAGGTGTCGGACGTGAACGACAACGCGCCGGTGTTCGAGGAGGCCGCCTACAGCGCCTACGTGGCGGAGAACAACGCGGCGGGCGCGCCGGTGGTGCGGGTGCGCGCGCGGGACGCGGACGCGGGCGCCAACGGGCGCGTGAGCTACTGGCTGGCGGGCGGCAGCGCGGGCGCGTCGCCGTACGTGTCGGTGGAGGCGGAGACGGGCGCGCTGTTCGCGCAGCGCTCCTTCGACTACGAGCAGTGCCGCGAGTTCGCGGTGGCGGTGCGGGCGCAGGACGGCGGGTCGCCGGCGCGGAGCTCGACGGCAACGGTGCGCGTCTTCGTGCTGGACCGCAACGACAACGCGCCGCGGGTGCTGtggccggcggcgggcgcgggggcgggcgcgggggcgggcgcgggggcggcgccgTTCGAGGTGGTGCCGCGGTCGGCCGAGGCCGGGTACCTGGTGGCCAAGGTGGTGGCGGTGGACGCGGACGCGGGGCGCAACGCGTGGCTGTCGTACGAGCTGGTGCAGGCGCCGGAGCCGGCGCTGTTCCGCGTGGGGCTGCACAGCGGCGAGGTGCGGACGGCGCGGGCCGTGTCGGAGAGGGACGCGGCGAAGCAGCGGCTGGTGGCGGTGGTGAAGGACCACGGGCAGCCGGCGCTGTCGGCCACGGCCACGCTGCACGTGGTGCTGGCCGAGAGCTTGCAGGAGGCGCTGCCGGAGCTGAGCGAGCGGGCGGCGGGCGCCGACTCGCCGGCGGAGCTGCAGTTCTACCTGGTGCTGGCGCTGGCGCTCCTCTCCGCCCTGTTCCTGCTGAGCGTGGCGCTGGCCGCCGTGGCGCGAgtgcgccgggccgggccgcccgccGTCCTGCGCTGCCTGGGCGCGCAGCGCTTCTCCGTGGCCGGCGCCGCCGCCTTCCCTGCCGACTTCTGCGAGGGCACCTTGCCCTACTCCTACAACCTGTGCGTGGCGCCGGGACGCGCCGCCGCCGAGGGCCCttggctgccgccgccgccgccgccgccgccgccgctgcccagCCTGCCGGCGGAGGAGCTTCTCGGCGGGGAGCCCTGCGGGAAGCGGAGCCCGAGCAGCAGCGCCGGCGCGGGAGAGCCGCCCGCGGACCCCGGCGCAACGCAGGTCTGTAAGCCCGCGCTCTCTCGCTGTTCTCCTCGAGCCCCACTGAACCGTCGTCCCTTTCCCCCTGTCTTTCCCCGGGTGGCGTGA
- the LOC142061355 gene encoding protocadherin gamma-A12-like codes for MAMCAAGRRRGRRERALLWCVLAAAWEAAWGQLRYSVPEEVPKGSFVGDVGKDLGLELPALRHRGVRVLDRGRTQYFALHGKTGHLVTAERIDREQLCRLVEKCILRCEVIAEGEMQVYGIEVEIMDINDNAPSFREAETELRMSETTAPGSRFPVAEAHDPDAGPNGVQRYELSGDEHFSLAVQAGAGGDERPELVLAKALDREAAAFHELVLRASDGGEPARTGTARIRVAVLDANDNAPAFSQAEYTVRVPEDVPVGSALVTLTATDADEGTNGHVKYSFKRITYKDSHIFELNSATGAITPVRSLDFEEGGSYEMEVQARDGGGLSDTAKVVITVTDVNDNAPELTVSSALREISEDAPSGTVVALVHVQDRDSGPNGAVRCSVDGGVPFRLERSFDNYYSVVTARELDREEVSEYNVTVRAADGGSPALWSSAVLALRVLDVNDNAPVFAEARYSARLPENNAAGALVLTVRAADADWGQNARVRYRLSEGRVRGAPLSSYVSVQAETGALYALRPFDYEEVREVGLWVRAEDGGAPPLSSNVSVRLVIVDENDNAPQVLYPPPAAAPGAGWAGVELAPRSAEPGALVAKVVAVDADAGQNAWLSYELAKATEPGLFRVGLHSGEVRTARFPLARDAARQSLVVVVKDHGRPALSATATLTVVLAESVAELLSELGSAAAAAAAAGEPAGSLTRWLVVAVAAVSCLFLAFLLLLLALRLRRWRRSQLLAAGSGALRGVPASHFVGIDGVRAFLHSYSHEVSLTADSRKSQLRLSGGSCCDTLPARPPPDEPAPLLGEDAAGARLADPAPAPVSSSSETFLPFLSW; via the coding sequence atggCGATGTgcgcggcggggaggcggcggggccggcgggagcGAGCCCTGCTGTGGTGCGTGCTGGCGGCGGCGTGGGAGGCGGCGTGGGGGCAGCTGCGCTACTCGGTTCCCGAGGAGGTGCCGAAGGGCTCGTTCGTGGGCGACGTGGGCAAGGacctggggctggagctgccggCGCTCCGACACCGCGGCGTCCGCGTCTTGGACAGAGGTAGGACGCAGTATTTCGCTCTGCACGGGAAGACGGGACATTTAGTGACGGCGGAGAGGATAGACAGAGAGCAGCTGTGCCGGCTGGTGGAGAAATGCATTCTGCGCTGTGAGGTGATAGCGGAGGGGGAAATGCAAGTTTACGGAATCGAAGTGGAGATCATGGACATAAACGACAACGCGCCCAGCTTCCGAGAGGCAGAAACGGAGCTGCGAATGAGCGAGACGACAGCCCCGGGGTCGCGGTTTCCTGTTGCCGAGGCTCACGACCCCGACGCGGGACCGAATGGCGTGCAGAGGTACGAGCTGAGCGGTGACGAGCACTTCTCGCTGGCCGTGCAGGCGGGCGCCGGCGGGGATGAGCGTCCCGAGCTGGTGCTGGCGAAGGCGCTGGACCGGGAGGCGGCGGCGTTTCACGAGCTGGTGCTGAGGGCGAGCGACGGCGGAGAGCCGGCGCGGACGGGCACGGCGCGGATCCGCGTGGCGGTGCTGGACGCGAACGACAACGCGCCCGCCTTCAGCCAGGCGGAGTACACGGTGCGCGTGCCGGAAGACGTGCCCGTGGGCTCCGCCCTCGTCACCCTCACGGCCACCGATGCCGACGAGGGGACGAACGGGCACGTGAAATACTCGTTCAAGAGAATCACATACAAAGACTCGCATATTTTCGAGCTGAACAGTGCGACGGGAGCGATCACACCGGTGCGGAGCCTGGACTTTGAGGAAGGTGGTTCGTACGAAATGGAGGTGCAGGCACGAGACGGCGGGGGCCTTTCCGACACGGCGAAAGTCGTGATCACGGTGACAGACGTGAACGACAACGCGCCTGAACTGACAGTGTCGTCAGCGCTGCGCGAGATCTCTGAGGACGCGCCGTCGGGGACGGTGGTGGCCCTGGTGCACGTGCAGGACCGGGACTCGGGGCCGAACGGGGCGGTGCGGTGCTCGGTGGACGGGGGCGTCCCGTTCCGCCTGGAGAGGTCGTTTGATAATTACTACAGCGTGGTGACGGCGAGAGAGCTGGACCGCGAGGAGGTGTCGGAGTACAACGTGACGGTGCGGGCGGCGGACGGCGGGTCGCCGGCGCTGTGGAGCAGCGCGGTGCTGGCGCTGCGGGTGCTGGACGTGAACGACAACGCGCCGGTGTTCGCGGAGGCGCGCTACAGCGCCCGTCTGCCCGAGAACAACGCGGCGGGCGCGCTGGTGCTGACGGTGCGGGCGGCGGACGCGGACTGGGGGCAGAACGCGCGCGTGCGGTACCGGCTGTCGGAGGGGCGGGTGCGGGGCGCGCCGCTCTCGTCGTACGTGTCGGTGCAGGCGGAGACGGGCGCGCTGTACGCGCTGCGCCCGTTCGACTACGAGGAGGTGCGCGAGGTGGGGCTGTGGGTGCGGGCGGAGGACGGCGGCGCGCCGCCGCTGAGCAGCAACGTGTCGGTGCGGCTCGTGATCGTGGACGAGAACGACAACGCGCCGCAGGTGCTGTacccgccgccggcggcggcgccgggcgcGGGCTGGGCGGGCGTGGAGCTGGCGCCGCGCTCGGCCGAGCCCGGGGCGCTGGTGGCCAAGGTGGTGGCGGTGGACGCGGACGCGGGGCAGAACGCGTGGCTGTCGTACGAGCTGGCCAAGGCGACGGAGCCGGGGCTGTTCCGCGTGGGGCTGCACAGCGGCGAGGTGCGGACGGCGCGCTTCCCGCTGGCCCGCGACGCGGCGCGGCAGAgcctggtggtggtggtgaaggaCCACGGGCGGCCGGCGCTGTCGGCCACGGCCACGCTGACGGTGGTGCTGGCCGAGAGCGTGGCCGAGCTGCTGTCGGAGCTgggcagcgcggcggcggcggcggcggcggcgggggagccgGCCGGCAGCCTGACGCGGTGGCTGGTGGTGGCCGTGGCGGCCGTGTCCTGCCTCTTCCTcgccttcctgctgctgctgctggcgctGCGCCTGCGGCGCTGGCGCCGCTCGCAGCTGCtggcggcgggcagcggcgccTTGCGCGGCGTCCCGGCCTCGCACTTCGTGGGCATCGACGGCGTCCGCGCCTTCCTGCACTCCTACTCGCACGAGGTGTCGCTCACCGCCGACTCGCGCAAGAGCCAGCTCCGCTTGTCGGGCGGCAGCTGCTGCGACACcctcccggcccggccgccgcccgaCGAGCCCGCGCCGCTGCTCGGGGAGGACGCTGCCGGCGCCCGCCTCGCGGACCCCGCCCCTGCCCCGGTGAGTTCCTCTAGCGAGACtttcctgcctttcctttcttggtag